The genomic region AGTGCAGCCATATAGAGCGCGGCCTTTCCGGCCGCTGCGCGCTCTGCGGCTCGGAGGACGTCGACGGGATCACGCGCGTCACCGGCTACTTCACGCGCACGTCGTCGTGGAACGCCGGAAAGCGCGGAGAGCTGAAGGATCGCGCGCGCCGTCCCGTTACGATGGCGAAATAGGAATGGCCGGTTTAAGCGGAATAAAGGCGGGAGGCTATCTTCCCGCCTCTTTTTTGGACTGGGACGGCAAGGTCTCCGCGGTGATATTCTGCTGCGGGTGCAACTTCCGCTGCCCTTGGTGCCACAACGGGGAGCTCGTTAAATCCGAGCCGTCGCTCGATCTGGGGGAAATTTTTTCGGACATCGCGCGCCGAGCTAAATTTCTCGACGGAGTGGTGATAAGCGGCGGCGAGCCGTCGCTATGGAGCGGGCTCCTCCCGCTGCTTGAGAAGTTAAAAGAAGCCGGCCTGCCGGCGAAGATCGACACCAACGGAACGACGCCCTCGCTGTTGCGCGCGGTGACGAAGAAAAATCTCGCGCAGCATATCGCGATGGACGTCAAAGCGCCGCTCGACGCCGCTTCCTATTCGCGCTTAGCGGGCGTGCCGGTCGATATGGAAAAAATAATCGAATCGATAAAGCTGATAAAATCTTCGGCGCCCTCCTACGAATTTCGTACTACCTACGTTCCAGCGCTTCACTCGGACGGCGATCTGCTGAAGATGCGCGGGGAGCTTTCCGACGACGCGCACTGGGTCGTTCAGTGCTTCAAGCCGAACGGCTGCCTCGACGAAAAATTCCTCGGCGAGGAGCCCGCGAGCGCGGAGAAGCTTAAGGAGCTGCTGCCCGGCATAAAAATTCGCGGATAGCACGAAGGGCCGAGTTCCGCCCTCCGTCCGGCCGCGGCGCGGGACAAATAGGCGGATGCGCCGCTCGGAGCGCCGCCCGGCGCTTTTCAGGGCTTGTCAAAACAGTGATGCGTGGTATAATATCCTTTGTTGAGCGATTCAACGGTTATTCCTCGATGGCGCAATCGGCAGCGCGGGTGGCTGTTAACCACTAGGTTCGAGGTTCGAGTCCTCGTCGGGGAGCCAGCCAGTTTGCGGCATCGTGTGCGTTATGCGTGCGATGCCGCTTTTGTCCATATAGAAATCAAAGGAGACGAAGAAATGGAAATCAAACTCGAAACGCTTCCCGAACTGCTTCGGAGCGTGACGCTCGCGTCGCTGCTTCCGGCGCTTATCTACCTCGTAGCCGGGCTTATTATCGTGAAGATGGTGATGAGGGCCGTTGCCCGCCTACTTGAAAGGAGCTCCGTCGATAAGACGCTGCACAAATTTATCTTGACGCTTGCGAAGCTCGTCCTCTATTTCGTACTCTTCATGACGGTGGCGGGCGCGCTCGGCATACAGATAACTTCCTTCGTGGCCCTGCTCAGCGTCGCCGGCCTGGCCCTTTCGCTGTCGCTGCAGGGCGTCCTTTCGAACCTGGCCAGCGGAGTGATTTTGCTCTCCGTCAAGCCGTTCAAAGTCGGCGACTATATCGTCGCCGGCGGCGAAGACGGCATCGTCAGCGAGGTCGCCTTTATGTATACGAAGATGACGACCTTCGACAACAGGGTCATCTACATTCCGAACAGCCAGATATCTTCGTCGACGATAGAAAATTACAACGGCGAGGAGAAGCGCCGCGTCGACCTAACTTTCAACGTCGCGTACGGCTGCCGGCCGGCCGACGTGAAGGCCGCCGTCTCGGAAGCCGTTGCGCAGATCCCGAAGACGCTCGCGGATCCCGAACCCTTCGTGCGCATCTCGGCCTATAAGGAGTGCTGCGTAGAGTACACGCTGCGCGTCTGGTGCATGACCGCGGATTACTGGGACGTCTACTTCGACGCGCTGGAAATGATTCCGCAGAACTTTGCGAAGCACGGCGTCGAGGTCACGTACCCGCATTTGAACGTTCATCTGATGGGGAAGCCGGAGGCTTCTTCGGAAAAATAGCGCGCTTGCGCAGGGAGGTTTGACGCGATGGCTGACAAAAAAATTCTCGGTTTTGTGGGCACCGGAGTGATGGGCTCGTCTATGGCGGGGCATCTGCTGGACGCTGGTAACGAAGTGCATGTATACAACAGGAGCCGCGAGAAGGCGGAAGCCCTTATCGCCAAAGGGGCGATGTGGGAGGAGAGCCCAGCGGAACTCGCGCGGAAGTGCGACGTCGTCTTCACGATGGTCGGCTTCCCCGCCGACGTCGAAGAGATATATTTAGGGAGGGACGGCCTGCTGGCTGTTGCGAAAGAGGGGGAGCTCTTCGTCGATATGACGACGTCGAGCCCCAAGTTGGCGAAAAAGCTGTACACGATAGCGAAGGAGCGCAGGGCCGGTATGCTCGACGCGCCGGTCACGGGCGGCGACAGAGGGGCGCGGGAGGCGACGCTGACGATCTTCGTCGGAGGCGATAAAGTGGATTTCCAAACGGCTCTGCCTTACTTTCAAATAATGGGGCGCGTCGTCAAGCACATGGGCGGCGCCGGAAACGGGCAGAACGCGAAGCTCGCCAATCAGATCGTGATAACCGGTACCATGACCGGCATGTGCGAGGCGCTCGCCTTCGCCAAATCCTGCGGCCTCGACCTGGACGAATTCATCGAAGCCGCAGCCGGCGGCTCGGCCTCTACGTGGAGCCTCAAAAATTACGGGCCGCGAATCCTTAAGGGAGATTTTGCGCCGGGCTTCTTCATCAAGCACTTCATAAAGGATATGAAGCTCGCAGAAGAAGCGGCCGACGAAATGGGGCTCGACCTGCCGGCCCTTTCCGTGACGCGCGGGCTTTACGAGGAAGTCGCCGGCGGCGGCTACGCCGACAGCGGGACGCAGGCGCTCTACTGCCTCTACGATCCGCAGGAGGATCGGGCTCCACATAATCCACACAAATCTGCTGTATAATAGCTTCAGTTGGGAAGACGAAAGGGGCGTTGCAGATGAAACTCGGTAAGACGGCTATCGCAATTTTCTCAGCGCTTGCGCTGCTGGCGGCTGGCGCCGCTTTCGCGCAGCCGCCGACGGACGTAAATCTCGCCTGGGACGCCGCGTCGAGCACGCTTTCCGTAACGGCGAAGCATCCCGTGAACGACGGGACGAAGCATTACATCATGGCGATGTACGTAAGCGGCGGCGGCAAGCAGCTTCTGGCGA from Synergistes jonesii harbors:
- a CDS encoding mechanosensitive ion channel family protein, yielding MEIKLETLPELLRSVTLASLLPALIYLVAGLIIVKMVMRAVARLLERSSVDKTLHKFILTLAKLVLYFVLFMTVAGALGIQITSFVALLSVAGLALSLSLQGVLSNLASGVILLSVKPFKVGDYIVAGGEDGIVSEVAFMYTKMTTFDNRVIYIPNSQISSSTIENYNGEEKRRVDLTFNVAYGCRPADVKAAVSEAVAQIPKTLADPEPFVRISAYKECCVEYTLRVWCMTADYWDVYFDALEMIPQNFAKHGVEVTYPHLNVHLMGKPEASSEK
- a CDS encoding NAD(P)-dependent oxidoreductase codes for the protein MADKKILGFVGTGVMGSSMAGHLLDAGNEVHVYNRSREKAEALIAKGAMWEESPAELARKCDVVFTMVGFPADVEEIYLGRDGLLAVAKEGELFVDMTTSSPKLAKKLYTIAKERRAGMLDAPVTGGDRGAREATLTIFVGGDKVDFQTALPYFQIMGRVVKHMGGAGNGQNAKLANQIVITGTMTGMCEALAFAKSCGLDLDEFIEAAAGGSASTWSLKNYGPRILKGDFAPGFFIKHFIKDMKLAEEAADEMGLDLPALSVTRGLYEEVAGGGYADSGTQALYCLYDPQEDRAPHNPHKSAV
- a CDS encoding anaerobic ribonucleoside-triphosphate reductase activating protein — translated: MAGLSGIKAGGYLPASFLDWDGKVSAVIFCCGCNFRCPWCHNGELVKSEPSLDLGEIFSDIARRAKFLDGVVISGGEPSLWSGLLPLLEKLKEAGLPAKIDTNGTTPSLLRAVTKKNLAQHIAMDVKAPLDAASYSRLAGVPVDMEKIIESIKLIKSSAPSYEFRTTYVPALHSDGDLLKMRGELSDDAHWVVQCFKPNGCLDEKFLGEEPASAEKLKELLPGIKIRG